A stretch of DNA from Desulfurella amilsii:
TTGATAAAATGGTAGGCAACTTTGAACTTAAAGATGGTACCATAAAAACTACAAAACCATTAACAGTAAAAGGTACATCAAATAACTTGTTTATAAATGGAAATGTGAATTTAACAAACTACCATGTTGATACGTTATTTATGATAACTACATTCACTTTTATAAATCGCATTATTTCTTATATACCCATTATTGGCCATATTTTAGGCGACAAAGAAAAGAGTTTTACAGGCTTAAGCTTTAGGGTAAATGGCTACTTAGATGGAAAAATGAACATATACCCCGTCCCATGGGAAAGTCTTGGTAAAGGTTTGCTTGATATAATAACGCGTACAATTACACTTCCTGCATATTTGCTTGGTGTAAATGGAGACCATAAACAATCTAATGGAGAGAAAAAATGAGGATTTTAGTTGTAGATGATGACGAACAATTAAGAATTGCACTTTTTTCTACACTAAAACATCTATCGTGCGAGTGTAGTCTTGCTCAGAACGCCAAAGAAGCCCTAAATCTTTTAAAAAAAGAAACATTTGACCTAATCTTAAGCGACCTTAAAATGCCAAAGGTTGACGGAATAGAGCTGCTAAAACAGGTTAAACAAAACAACATAAATATACCATTTGTCATAATGACAGCATTTGGTACTATCGAAACAGCCGTTTTAGCAATAAAACTTGGTGCTTTTGATTTTATTGTCAAACCTTTTAGTAAAGAAACAATAGAAAAAATAATGTCGTTATCAGCTAACTATAACGTTTTAAAACCCATACAAGAGTTTAGTGTCGATAGTGAATATATTTTTGAAAGTAAAAAGATGCGAGAAACGCTTGAGCTTGTTGAAAAAGTAGCAAAAACTGACGTCACAGTGCTACTTAGCGGAGAAACAGGTACAGGCAAAGAAGTCATTGCAAAACTTGTTCACAAATTATCAAACCGATCAAAAGAAAAATTTGTAAGTATAAATTGCGCAAGCATACCTGCTAATCTTTTAGAATCAGAACTATTTGGATATGAAAAAGGGGCTTTTAGCGGTGCAGTGAAAACATACAAAGGCAAATTTGAGCAGGCAAATGATGGCACATTGCTTTTGGATGAAATTAGCGAGATGCCACTTGAACTTCAAGCAAAGTTACTAAGGGTGTTGCAGGAGAGGGTTGTGGATAAATTAGGCTCAAGCCAAAGTGTGGCAATTGATACAAGAATTATTTGCACAACAAACAAAAATCTAGCAGAACAAGTTAAAAATGGTTGTTTTAGAGAAGATTTATTTTATAGAATCAGTGTGTTTCCTATTTTATTAAGCCCACTTAGGGAAAGAACAGAAGACATTCCTTGCTTGATTGACTTTTTTATCAAAAAATACTCAAGGAGATTTCAAAAAGACATGCAAGGTATTTCAAACGAAGCCTTAGAAATATTGCTAAATTATGCTTGGCTAGGCAATGTAAGGGAGCTTGAAAATACGATTGAGCGCGCAATAATTTTATCTAAGCAAAATTTTTTAAGCAAAGAAGACATATTTTTGCACGGCATTTAAGAACAATTTTTGCTAGTAGATTACTAGGATTGTTTTGGGAGGTAGAGATGATTTTTAACGACCCTACAGTAAATTATATCCAGCTTGGCATGGATGTTGCCTCTATTAGACAAAATGTAATTGCAAGCAATATTGCAAATATTGATACACCGCACTACAAAGAAAAAACCGTTAAATTCAGTGATTTTTTAAATAATAACCAGTTACCTTTGTATATTACACATGAAAATGACATAAACCCTCAAAAAAACCTTCAAGACAGCATTGTTGTAGAAAAAAATGACTCGTACGGTAAAAGAAACGACAAAAACAATGTAAACTTGACATCTCAAGAAGCTGCCTTAGCCAAAAATCAAATATTCTACAATGCTCTTGTGGCATTTGCAAAATATAAGTTTAGTGAATACAAAAATATAATATCCTCATCTCAAGGAGCCTAAAGTATGAGTTTTTTTGGAAGTTTAGCCGTAGCCTCAAGCGGCATGCAGTCTCAACGATTAAGGTTAGATATTATAGCAAGCAATATTGCAAATGCAAATACAATCACTACACCCGAAGGCGGGCCATATAAACGAAAAGATGTGGTTTTTGAAAGCGAAAAATTTTCAAAGTACTTATCAGGTGTCAAAGTAGCAGATGTGGTACGGGATGATACGCCCCCAAAATTGGTTTATGATCCCACAAACCCATTAGCAGATTCAAAAGGCTATGTAGCTTATCCTAATATTAACCCAATAGTCGAGATGGTAAATTTACTGGATGCGACAAATTCATATCAGGCAAATATTTCGGCATTCAATGCGGCAAAACAGATGGCTCAAAGCATAATTGGTGTATTAAATGTTTGATTTTTTTAAAAAATGCTATATCATTAATTAGGTGATTTTTATGAAAATTGACTCGATACCTACAAATAATATACCAAATACAACAAATGATAGCAGCACGAAGAAAGATACTTCTAGTTTTGCCGATCTACTAGCTAAATCACTTAATGATGTTAATAAATTACAAATAACTGCAGATAATACTATAAAGGAAATTGCTACAGGAAAAATGGATAATATACAAGATGCGGTTATGGCTATCGAAAAAGCAGATATATCTATGAGACTTTTGTTGGAGGTCAAAAACAAGGCAGTCCAAGCATACAATCAAATTATGAATATGCAGGTTTAGTGTAAGTTTTTTATCATATGGACATAAGAAAATTTCTTGAAGAAATAAAAAGTTTTTATAGTAAAATGTCAAAAAAACAAAGGGCAGTTTTGTTTTCATCTTTTGCTGTATTAATTTTGACTTTGGCATTGGTTTTTATTATTGGTTCTCGTGTAAATTACGCTGTATTGTTTTCTAACCTTGGCGATAAAGATGCTGCAAGTATTACAAACTACCTTGATCAACAAAAAATACCTTACAAAATTGTTGGTGGCAATACGATCGAAGTACCAAGAGACTCAGTATATAAACTCAGACTAGATTTGGCAGCAAAGGGATTACCAAGCGGCGGGGTTGTAGGTTTTGAAATTTTTGATAAACAAAATTTAAGCATGACTAATTTTTTGGAAAATGTGGACTATACGAGAGCGCTTGAAGGTGAATTGACTCGCACAATTGAAAATATCTCAAGTGTTGACTCTGCGAGAGTAAACCTTGCCATACCAAAGCCTTCCGTTTTTGTAGATAAAGAACAGCCCCCTACTGCTTCTATTGTATTAAAGTTAAATTCTCCGATTAGTCACAATCAAGTGTATGCTATACAAAAACTAGTGGCAGCAAGTGTACCAAATTTAACACCAGACAATGTGACAATTGTGGATTCAAATGGAAATTTACTATCTAAAAAGCAAAACTCCGATGACGAAATAGCAAGCAATGAGCTCCAATACAAACAATTGATAGAAAAAGAATATGCACACAAGATAAAAGACCTGCTTTTGCCAATCGTAGGTGAAAATCAAATTGTAACAACAGTAAATGTGGATTTAGACTTGAGCAAAGTTACACAAAAAAGCATTAAGTATGACCCAAACAGCGTTGTTAGAAGCGAACAAACAGAAGAAGAAAAAAACTGGGCACAAACTGCAGTGGGCATACCAGGTGTTATATCAAATATCGGTGCCAATCAACCCACAGCTGCAACAACACCAACTGCTACAGGCTCTACATCAACACCTGCTACTGTCCAAACTCCAGCTAATCAACAAGGACCACTGACTAGTGAGAAAACAAAAAACACTACTAATTACGAAATCAGTCAAACTGAAACAAATGTAGTAGAGCCACTTGTAAAAATTAAGCACGTATCGGCAGCAGTCATTGTAGATGGAAACTACAAGTATGATAAAAAAACAAAAAAAGACATCTACGTGCCTCTTTCAACAGCACAAATGTCCGATATTAGAAAAACCGTAGAACAAGCAATAGGCTTTGATCCAAAACGAGGCGATACGATTAGCGTTGTTAACATGCAGTTTGAAAGCACAAAACCAAAGCAGGTGAGTGTAATGTCAAATTTAAGTCAATATTATCCGATGCTAAAATACCTACTAAGCATTATTTTATTGATTTTGTTTTACTTGCTTTTTTTGCGAAAATTTATCAACAATGTGTTGTCTTACAAAAAAGGCAGAAGTGCCTATCAGCAAGCTCAAGCTGCTAAAGCCTACGCTCAAGGGGAAGCAGAATCTAAAATCAAAGGCAAAAGCATAAAAGATCTTGAGGAAGAAATATCTAGAGAATTAGACAGCGAAAATCTATTAGACGAAGAAACCTTGAAAGATAAAGTAGTAGAAAAGAAATTAAAAGAAGAAGTAGAAAAAAATCCAGAAGAGGCATCAACTGTTTTGAAAGCCTATATTTCTTCAAAGTGAGGTTAGTAAAGTGTGCGCTCAATCGTCTTCTGCTATAAATTCAATTGATGATTTAACTCCGTATCAAAAAGCGGCTATTTTATCGGTTACTCTAGGTGACGAAGTTTCTGCAAAACTATTTAAAAATTTAAGCAAAAATGAAATAGAAGCAATTAGCCGAGAAATTGCCCTAATGAAAAAAATAGATCCAGATATAGCAAAGGCAGTTGTTAGAGAGTTTTACCAAATGCTCAAAGCAAAAGAATACGCAGCTACTGGGGGGCTAGAGTATGCAAAAGAGCTACTCATGAAAACACTTGAGCCAGAAGAAGCAAGAAAAATCATTGATAAGCTTGTAAAGTTGCTTGAATCTAATGTAGGCTTTGGGTACTTAGAAAATATTGATCCAAAACAATTGGTAAAATTTATACAAAACGAACACCCACAAACCATAGCTGTAATATTATCTCACCTTGATCAATCCAAAGCTGCAGAGGTTTTGGGTTTGTTGCCAAAAGAAACACAAATTGATATTGTACTTAGAATGGCTTCGCTAGAAAATATATCGCCAAATGTTATAAAGCGTGTTTCAGAAATGTTAGAAACAAAAATGGAGGACTTAAGTGGAAGCAATGTAGAAATTGGTGGTATAAGAGCAGTATCAGAGGTCATTAACCGAATGGGCAGAACAGAGTCAAAATCATTGGTTGATCAGATTGCTGAAAAAAACCCAGACCTTGCAAGTAAGATTCGCGATATGATGTTTGTATTTGAAGATATTATAAAGCTATCCAACTCTGATATACAAGAAATACTAAAGCATGTAGACAAAAAAGATCTCACAATTGCTTTCAAGGGTGCACCAGAAGAGCTAAATAAGAAGTTTTTCTCAAATATGTCAAACAGAGCGGCAGAAACACTCAAAGAAGAGATGGATTTCTTAGGTCCTGTAAGGGTAAAAGATGTGGAGAGGGCACAAAAAGCTATTGTTGATATTGTAAGGCGGCTTGACGAAGAAGGCGTCATATCAATCAGCGGTAGCGGAGAGGAAATGCTTGAATGAAAAACCCTCCTATTGAAGAATTTCTATTGGAAGAGTTTGAGATAAGTCAGCAAATTACACAACAAACTCAACCAGAAAAAGAACAAACAAAAGAACCAGGAAAAGCATTACCAAATATAGATGAAATATACCAAAAAGCTTTCAACGAGGGCTACGAAAAAGGTAAAAACGAAAGTGCGCTAGACTACGAACAGAAATTATCAAGCCTTAAAAACCAATATGAAGCAAAATTATTAAACTCAAACGCAGAGCTTAAACAATCAATACAATCAATAGATACAAAATTTAGCGAAATGAAAGAGGCAATCAAAAATATAGAAAATGACATAGTAAATATTGCAATTGAAATTTCGCAAAAAATAATAGAAAAAGAAATACAAAACCCAGAAACTTTGAAAAATTTAATAAAAAAAACCTTATCATTTGCAAAATCAGATAAAGTGAAATTAAAACTAAATGCTAAACAGGCAAAATTAATAGAAGGGGAATTTGAAAATATAGAAATAATAGGTGACCCTGCTTTAGAGATGGGAACTATTATTATCGAGGAAGATTCAAACATTATAGATGCAAGTATTAATACAAAACTGGAAGAACTAAAGCGCAGTTTGATCAATGAATCATAACAAGATAAAACAACTATTAGAAAATAACAGTTTTATAGTAAATTGCGGAAAAATAAAAGAGGTTGTTGGCTTAACAATAGTTTCAAGCGGCCCAGGCAATATAAAAGTAGGCGATGTATGCTTAATAGAAATCGACAATGGCTACATTGAATCAGAAGTTGTGGGGTTTAGAGATAAAAATGTCGTGCTTATGCCGCTTGGAAACATGGATGGCATAAAACTTGAAAGCGTTGTACGTTCTACTTCAAAAAGCTTAAAGATTGGCGTTGGAAGCAATATGCTTGGAAGGATACTAAACGCGCTGGGCAAACCTATTGACTCAAAAGGGTCAATAACAATAGAAAAACATCTACCACTATATCCAAAACCCATAGACCCAATGATGCGAGAAATAATAAACGAACCAATTGTTACTAAAATAGAAGCTATCGACGCTTTATTAACGCTTGGTAAAGGCCAAAGAATAGGTATATTTGCAGGAAGTGGCGTTGGCAAGTCTACGCTACTTGGCATGATTGCAAAAAAAGCTAAAGCCGATGTTAATATAATAGCGCTTATTGGCGAGCGGGGGCGTGAAGTTAGAGAATTTATAGAAAATGATTTAACAGAAGAAGGTTTAAAGAAAAGTGTCGTTGTGGTGGCAACAAGTGACGAAGCACCACTTTTGAGGCGCGAGGGGGCATTTCTTGCGAGTGCTATTGCAAAATTTTTTAGCGACCAAGGTCTTGATGTAATGTTTATGATGGATTCTGTCACACGATTTGCAATGGCGCAAAGAGAAATTGGCCTTGCCGTTGGTGAGCCTCCTACAATGAAAGGCTACACGCCAAGCGTATTCTCACTTTTACCAAGACTTATGGAAATTCCAGGTAAATTTCAAAAAGGCAGCATAACTGCTATTTACACTGTATTGGTTGATGGAGATGACTTTAACGAACCCATAGCCGATACTACACGATCAATTTTAGACGGCCATATTGTA
This window harbors:
- the fliF gene encoding flagellar basal-body MS-ring/collar protein FliF, encoding MDIRKFLEEIKSFYSKMSKKQRAVLFSSFAVLILTLALVFIIGSRVNYAVLFSNLGDKDAASITNYLDQQKIPYKIVGGNTIEVPRDSVYKLRLDLAAKGLPSGGVVGFEIFDKQNLSMTNFLENVDYTRALEGELTRTIENISSVDSARVNLAIPKPSVFVDKEQPPTASIVLKLNSPISHNQVYAIQKLVAASVPNLTPDNVTIVDSNGNLLSKKQNSDDEIASNELQYKQLIEKEYAHKIKDLLLPIVGENQIVTTVNVDLDLSKVTQKSIKYDPNSVVRSEQTEEEKNWAQTAVGIPGVISNIGANQPTAATTPTATGSTSTPATVQTPANQQGPLTSEKTKNTTNYEISQTETNVVEPLVKIKHVSAAVIVDGNYKYDKKTKKDIYVPLSTAQMSDIRKTVEQAIGFDPKRGDTISVVNMQFESTKPKQVSVMSNLSQYYPMLKYLLSIILLILFYLLFLRKFINNVLSYKKGRSAYQQAQAAKAYAQGEAESKIKGKSIKDLEEEISRELDSENLLDEETLKDKVVEKKLKEEVEKNPEEASTVLKAYISSK
- the fliG gene encoding flagellar motor switch protein FliG, with product MCAQSSSAINSIDDLTPYQKAAILSVTLGDEVSAKLFKNLSKNEIEAISREIALMKKIDPDIAKAVVREFYQMLKAKEYAATGGLEYAKELLMKTLEPEEARKIIDKLVKLLESNVGFGYLENIDPKQLVKFIQNEHPQTIAVILSHLDQSKAAEVLGLLPKETQIDIVLRMASLENISPNVIKRVSEMLETKMEDLSGSNVEIGGIRAVSEVINRMGRTESKSLVDQIAEKNPDLASKIRDMMFVFEDIIKLSNSDIQEILKHVDKKDLTIAFKGAPEELNKKFFSNMSNRAAETLKEEMDFLGPVRVKDVERAQKAIVDIVRRLDEEGVISISGSGEEMLE
- the fliE gene encoding flagellar hook-basal body complex protein FliE yields the protein MKIDSIPTNNIPNTTNDSSTKKDTSSFADLLAKSLNDVNKLQITADNTIKEIATGKMDNIQDAVMAIEKADISMRLLLEVKNKAVQAYNQIMNMQV
- a CDS encoding FliH/SctL family protein; amino-acid sequence: MKNPPIEEFLLEEFEISQQITQQTQPEKEQTKEPGKALPNIDEIYQKAFNEGYEKGKNESALDYEQKLSSLKNQYEAKLLNSNAELKQSIQSIDTKFSEMKEAIKNIENDIVNIAIEISQKIIEKEIQNPETLKNLIKKTLSFAKSDKVKLKLNAKQAKLIEGEFENIEIIGDPALEMGTIIIEEDSNIIDASINTKLEELKRSLINES
- a CDS encoding sigma-54-dependent transcriptional regulator, whose translation is MRILVVDDDEQLRIALFSTLKHLSCECSLAQNAKEALNLLKKETFDLILSDLKMPKVDGIELLKQVKQNNINIPFVIMTAFGTIETAVLAIKLGAFDFIVKPFSKETIEKIMSLSANYNVLKPIQEFSVDSEYIFESKKMRETLELVEKVAKTDVTVLLSGETGTGKEVIAKLVHKLSNRSKEKFVSINCASIPANLLESELFGYEKGAFSGAVKTYKGKFEQANDGTLLLDEISEMPLELQAKLLRVLQERVVDKLGSSQSVAIDTRIICTTNKNLAEQVKNGCFREDLFYRISVFPILLSPLRERTEDIPCLIDFFIKKYSRRFQKDMQGISNEALEILLNYAWLGNVRELENTIERAIILSKQNFLSKEDIFLHGI
- a CDS encoding FliI/YscN family ATPase produces the protein MNHNKIKQLLENNSFIVNCGKIKEVVGLTIVSSGPGNIKVGDVCLIEIDNGYIESEVVGFRDKNVVLMPLGNMDGIKLESVVRSTSKSLKIGVGSNMLGRILNALGKPIDSKGSITIEKHLPLYPKPIDPMMREIINEPIVTKIEAIDALLTLGKGQRIGIFAGSGVGKSTLLGMIAKKAKADVNIIALIGERGREVREFIENDLTEEGLKKSVVVVATSDEAPLLRREGAFLASAIAKFFSDQGLDVMFMMDSVTRFAMAQREIGLAVGEPPTMKGYTPSVFSLLPRLMEIPGKFQKGSITAIYTVLVDGDDFNEPIADTTRSILDGHIVLSRRIAEKNHYPAIDILKSVSRLMPSIVNSEHKFLANKLRKHLSVYEQAEDLINIGAYTMGSNPDIDASLRVINKINDFLVQGVDESYEFSQTITLLNQAVE
- the flgC gene encoding flagellar basal body rod protein FlgC, with amino-acid sequence MSFFGSLAVASSGMQSQRLRLDIIASNIANANTITTPEGGPYKRKDVVFESEKFSKYLSGVKVADVVRDDTPPKLVYDPTNPLADSKGYVAYPNINPIVEMVNLLDATNSYQANISAFNAAKQMAQSIIGVLNV
- the flgB gene encoding flagellar basal body rod protein FlgB; protein product: MIFNDPTVNYIQLGMDVASIRQNVIASNIANIDTPHYKEKTVKFSDFLNNNQLPLYITHENDINPQKNLQDSIVVEKNDSYGKRNDKNNVNLTSQEAALAKNQIFYNALVAFAKYKFSEYKNIISSSQGA